In one window of Pseudobdellovibrionaceae bacterium DNA:
- a CDS encoding carbon-nitrogen hydrolase family protein: MPELKPLRVALIQLQSNDSVDHNEKQIFQLIDHALQGSDVDLVVLPENALFFQVGPFDLQNRTLFSLKNPIFERWNKMVKTKNVALLVGSVPLQEGDRVFNASVFLDDNGDPRVVYRKTHLFDVEVEGEKPVRESDQFAHGFGPQILEVKGWRLGLSICYDLRFPELYLEYGRRQVEALLVPSAFLATTGEAHWEVLLRARAIENQAFVLAPAQGGVHTSISGDRTRTTYGHTMAVDPWGRVIGAIDEPKPEVLVITLDPAVIRQVRRQIPMDQHRRL, translated from the coding sequence ATGCCTGAGTTAAAACCCCTACGGGTGGCCCTGATTCAATTGCAATCAAACGACAGTGTTGACCACAATGAAAAGCAGATTTTTCAACTCATTGATCATGCCCTGCAAGGCTCGGATGTGGATCTCGTGGTGTTGCCTGAAAATGCATTGTTTTTTCAGGTGGGCCCCTTCGACCTTCAGAACCGAACCCTTTTTTCACTAAAAAATCCCATTTTTGAGCGATGGAATAAAATGGTAAAAACCAAAAATGTGGCTCTACTGGTGGGTTCAGTGCCCCTTCAAGAGGGTGATCGCGTCTTCAATGCCAGTGTGTTTTTAGATGATAATGGTGACCCACGTGTGGTGTACCGAAAGACTCACCTCTTTGATGTGGAGGTTGAGGGTGAAAAGCCCGTTCGGGAGTCGGATCAGTTTGCCCATGGTTTCGGGCCGCAGATACTCGAAGTGAAAGGTTGGCGCTTGGGCTTGAGTATTTGTTACGACCTGAGGTTTCCAGAGCTTTATTTAGAGTATGGTAGGCGGCAGGTCGAAGCGTTGTTGGTTCCTTCAGCCTTTTTGGCCACAACCGGCGAGGCCCATTGGGAAGTTTTGTTAAGAGCGCGCGCCATTGAGAATCAGGCTTTTGTATTGGCTCCTGCTCAAGGCGGTGTTCACACCTCAATCTCAGGCGACAGGACTCGAACCACCTATGGGCACACAATGGCCGTGGATCCTTGGGGCAGAGTAATAGGCGCAATTGATGAGCCTAAGCCAGAAGTTTTGGTGATCACACTAGACCCTGCTGTTATTCGACAAGTGCGGCGCCAAATTCCAATGGATCAACATCGAAGGTTGTGA
- a CDS encoding KOW motif-containing protein has protein sequence MITTKLKIKEGDTVEVIAGADKGKKGEVMDLDRRRLKIRVRGVRMQTHFDKEEGQFKKEGLIDYSNVKLVEAAAAKKTAKKKAKKATARK, from the coding sequence ATGATCACGACTAAATTGAAGATCAAAGAAGGCGATACTGTAGAAGTGATCGCAGGCGCGGATAAGGGCAAAAAAGGCGAGGTGATGGATTTAGATCGTCGTCGTCTTAAGATTCGAGTTCGCGGAGTGCGCATGCAGACGCACTTTGATAAAGAAGAAGGCCAATTTAAAAAAGAAGGTCTTATTGACTATTCCAATGTGAAGCTGGTTGAGGCCGCTGCGGCTAAAAAAACAGCCAAGAAAAAGGCTAAAAAGGCCACGGCCCGGAAGTAA
- the rpmB gene encoding 50S ribosomal protein L28 — protein MSRCELTGKGPVVKNLVSHSNIKTKSTAFPNIQQKRVFSKALGQMVNLKMAASTLRDMEHRGGFDAFILNQPDTKLSKRALTVKNRIRRQLNGTKKAQGSEK, from the coding sequence ATGTCTCGCTGCGAACTTACAGGAAAAGGACCAGTCGTAAAAAACCTGGTTAGCCACTCAAATATTAAAACTAAATCAACTGCTTTCCCAAATATTCAGCAAAAACGGGTATTTAGCAAAGCTCTTGGACAGATGGTCAATTTAAAAATGGCTGCCAGCACGCTTCGAGATATGGAGCACCGTGGTGGTTTTGATGCCTTTATTTTAAATCAGCCAGACACCAAGTTGTCGAAAAGGGCGTTGACGGTAAAAAATCGAATCCGTCGACAACTCAATGGCACTAAGAAAGCTCAAGGGAGCGAAAAATGA
- the rpsR gene encoding 30S ribosomal protein S18, whose protein sequence is MLKKSTRSKFRPEYPVDFVFDYKDPATLQRFLMEGGKIVPSRISKLSMSQQRRVNKAIKRARSLALLPQGTTASDTFGRVDNVSPKPFEI, encoded by the coding sequence ATGTTGAAAAAATCCACTCGTTCTAAGTTCCGGCCTGAGTATCCCGTAGACTTCGTTTTTGACTATAAGGACCCTGCCACACTGCAAAGATTCCTAATGGAAGGCGGAAAAATCGTGCCCTCTCGCATTAGCAAACTCAGCATGAGCCAACAACGTCGAGTCAACAAGGCTATTAAAAGAGCACGAAGTCTGGCTTTACTTCCTCAAGGCACAACCGCGTCTGATACCTTTGGCCGCGTGGACAACGTTTCGCCAAAGCCATTTGAGATTTAA
- a CDS encoding alginate export family protein, which produces MKKIIAFLALCAFMPNAFADSAELSHDAEFRLRYKNDMDKDGDATVKDTAQSFEQRLKWGMTFRAGEKLTARATLVHNAMWGLNYQDQTPSDVTATGENLILVNEAYASWMASDEFMLRAGRGSFTLADGKVIDANDYYNVAKAFDGFMGTYDAEFARFSFFGVKADDTGNTPGDNEINFYGLSFDFKSLPEVIKMANLHVLQVNADDQAFAGAVSPKQSQMRYGLTVAGDMAGVMYGLTYAGVTGTVDSTPETSISSSMMDLYVGYAMPDMMNLMVKAGYHMDSGDDDATDDTVKTYDGFHYDKHYNAGLMDVMKWGNLTYMYLNAGLDVAEGMNLGLGYYMFSLSEAKGAYTAMNTAFSVGADSTRDKSGLGSELDLTLTKKYDDNFEIATRYAMFTPGELFEGANEDAYSQLWIQGKMNF; this is translated from the coding sequence ATGAAAAAGATAATAGCATTCTTGGCCTTATGTGCCTTTATGCCAAATGCGTTTGCCGATAGCGCTGAGCTTTCGCACGACGCTGAGTTTCGTCTTCGTTATAAAAACGATATGGATAAAGATGGCGACGCTACAGTAAAAGACACAGCTCAAAGTTTTGAGCAACGATTGAAGTGGGGCATGACTTTTCGTGCAGGCGAAAAACTCACAGCTCGTGCGACATTGGTTCACAACGCCATGTGGGGATTGAACTACCAGGATCAAACGCCTTCGGATGTAACAGCAACGGGTGAAAACCTAATTCTGGTTAACGAAGCTTATGCTTCGTGGATGGCCTCTGATGAGTTCATGCTTCGTGCCGGCCGTGGCAGCTTTACACTTGCCGATGGTAAAGTGATTGACGCTAACGACTATTACAATGTCGCAAAGGCGTTTGATGGTTTTATGGGCACCTATGATGCTGAGTTTGCGCGATTCAGTTTCTTTGGTGTTAAAGCTGATGATACAGGAAACACCCCTGGCGATAACGAAATCAACTTTTACGGATTGAGCTTTGATTTCAAATCATTGCCTGAAGTGATTAAAATGGCTAACTTGCATGTGCTTCAAGTTAATGCTGATGACCAAGCTTTTGCTGGTGCAGTATCACCCAAACAAAGTCAAATGCGTTACGGCCTAACTGTAGCCGGTGACATGGCTGGCGTGATGTACGGCTTAACTTATGCCGGAGTGACTGGAACTGTAGACTCTACGCCAGAAACTTCTATCAGCAGCTCCATGATGGACCTTTATGTTGGCTATGCAATGCCCGACATGATGAACCTTATGGTTAAAGCCGGTTATCATATGGATTCAGGTGATGACGATGCTACTGATGACACCGTAAAGACCTATGATGGCTTCCACTATGATAAGCACTATAACGCGGGCTTGATGGATGTCATGAAGTGGGGCAACCTGACTTATATGTACCTCAATGCTGGACTTGATGTTGCTGAAGGCATGAATCTTGGTCTTGGCTACTATATGTTTAGCTTGTCAGAGGCCAAAGGTGCTTATACCGCTATGAACACAGCGTTTAGCGTTGGTGCTGATAGCACTCGTGACAAAAGCGGCTTGGGTTCAGAGCTAGATCTAACTTTGACAAAAAAGTATGACGATAATTTCGAAATTGCTACTCGATACGCCATGTTCACTCCTGGCGAGCTTTTCGAGGGTGCTAACGAGGATGCCTACAGTCAACTTTGGATCCAAGGCAAAATGAACTTCTAA
- the ltrA gene encoding group II intron reverse transcriptase/maturase, giving the protein MNTNTARAKKRKSLHPQTIRVQHRLATQTKQGRKHWDLFRWLCDPFLLCDAIQRVIDNSGSAGLDGLGVEELKGKEWSYATKLSKQLKMKTYQPGPVRRVYIPKADGRERPLGIPNIEDRVVQTALLILLEPIYEQEFLPCSYGFRPNRRAVDCAADVANTVFKYRHVLDADIESFFDRVSHKKLIGMLKEQIVDPRILHLIHQILKTGFKEVNKPWQPTPEGTPQGGPLSPLLANIYLHYGLDKKVEDVKAQGLDIHLFRFADDFVIAARTKRDLDLASKWLNYWMREVKLTLKGSKTTRVNMKNRSRNHDAKFTFLGFKFHLRAFRDNPKRFWVARQPSEKARKQLHQALREKLLPHHTLEQARKLAKEIWLGWANYFRYSNANRVFYREVRSVHKALVRYLRRKYRQQRRPVAWRRLWPLLRHLKAGLRPVRVIPDLVRQRQVQTNLF; this is encoded by the coding sequence ATGAACACAAATACCGCCCGGGCGAAGAAGCGCAAGTCCCTTCACCCGCAAACCATTCGAGTGCAACACCGACTGGCAACTCAAACAAAACAAGGGCGCAAACACTGGGATCTTTTCAGGTGGTTGTGTGACCCGTTCTTACTATGTGACGCCATACAAAGGGTGATCGATAACTCCGGCTCTGCCGGTCTCGATGGTCTGGGTGTGGAAGAACTTAAAGGTAAGGAATGGTCCTACGCCACGAAGCTTTCCAAACAGCTTAAAATGAAGACCTATCAACCAGGTCCGGTCCGCAGAGTCTACATCCCTAAAGCGGATGGCAGAGAGCGTCCCTTGGGAATACCTAACATCGAAGACCGGGTGGTGCAGACAGCTCTTCTCATTTTACTAGAGCCTATCTATGAGCAAGAGTTCCTGCCTTGCTCCTATGGGTTCCGACCGAATAGACGAGCCGTAGACTGCGCCGCAGATGTGGCAAACACGGTCTTCAAGTATCGCCACGTGCTAGATGCGGACATTGAGTCTTTCTTTGACCGCGTCTCACACAAAAAGCTCATTGGCATGCTCAAAGAGCAAATCGTCGATCCAAGAATCCTCCATCTTATCCACCAAATCCTCAAAACAGGATTTAAAGAGGTCAATAAACCCTGGCAGCCGACACCAGAAGGGACACCACAAGGTGGCCCCCTGTCGCCCCTGCTGGCCAATATTTACCTCCACTATGGATTGGATAAGAAAGTCGAGGATGTGAAAGCGCAAGGACTGGATATACATCTTTTTCGCTTCGCTGATGACTTCGTCATCGCGGCCAGAACAAAGAGGGATCTGGACCTTGCTAGTAAGTGGCTCAACTACTGGATGCGGGAAGTAAAGCTCACCCTTAAGGGATCAAAGACCACCAGGGTGAACATGAAAAACCGCAGCCGAAACCATGACGCCAAATTTACCTTCCTTGGGTTTAAGTTCCACTTAAGAGCATTCCGTGACAACCCCAAGCGTTTTTGGGTGGCCAGACAGCCCTCGGAGAAAGCCCGTAAGCAACTGCATCAGGCCTTGAGGGAAAAGCTTTTGCCCCACCACACTCTGGAGCAGGCTCGCAAGCTAGCAAAGGAGATATGGCTGGGCTGGGCCAACTACTTTAGGTACAGCAATGCCAATCGGGTATTTTACCGCGAGGTCAGGTCTGTTCACAAAGCTTTGGTGCGATACCTCAGACGCAAGTACCGCCAGCAACGACGTCCAGTGGCTTGGCGCAGGCTATGGCCACTATTGCGGCACCTCAAAGCCGGGCTTCGGCCTGTTAGAGTTATTCCTGATTTAGTTCGCCAGAGGCAGGTCCAAACAAACCTGTTTTAA
- a CDS encoding TM2 domain-containing protein — protein sequence MSSTRVVANDSHSLVMGYVAWVFGFMGAHRFYYGKPVSGTIYFFTLGLLGVGWVIDLFLIPSMDREADRSYKSGNINFDVAWLLLIFLGYLGAHRFYMGKLLTGLLWFVTGGMFGLGWLYDLWTLNEQISEVNTQNVLP from the coding sequence ATGTCTAGTACACGAGTTGTTGCAAATGATTCGCACAGTTTGGTGATGGGATATGTGGCGTGGGTGTTTGGATTTATGGGGGCTCACCGCTTTTACTATGGAAAACCCGTATCAGGGACCATCTATTTTTTCACTTTAGGATTGTTGGGCGTGGGTTGGGTCATCGATCTCTTTCTCATTCCGTCAATGGATCGAGAGGCTGACCGGTCGTACAAGAGTGGCAACATTAACTTCGATGTAGCTTGGCTACTTTTGATTTTTTTGGGCTATCTTGGCGCCCACAGATTTTATATGGGAAAACTCTTAACTGGGCTTTTGTGGTTTGTAACCGGAGGAATGTTTGGGCTGGGCTGGCTCTATGACCTGTGGACGCTCAATGAACAAATCAGTGAGGTCAATACACAGAACGTTCTGCCGTAG
- a CDS encoding ATP-dependent DNA helicase RecQ, whose protein sequence is MDQLEKSLQQNFKLSSFRTGQREIIESILSGQDVLAIMPTGGGKSLCYQLPAVMRSGLTIVVSPLIALMNDQVAGLNALGIPAGCIHSGLSLNERKKVFQDIAQSENYLLYLSPERIQKPGFAPWLYRQTVNLFAIDEAHCVSQWGHDFRPEYSQLQILRQVKPSVSMVGLTATATPIVKRDIIRQLGLNRPDQHVYGFYRPNLYYQVEFCADDFEKEALVLKAIEKNPEGRVIIYCGTRKKTEEWAYFLSNKGESVAFYHAGLSSNERTQMEQDYAQGKTRILAATNAFGMGVDHPDVRLVVHTQMPGNIESYYQEIGRAGRDGKPATCLMAYSKKDRGLQSFFITQSTASGTIKNQRWSALNAMVHYAEGSECRHADILTYFRDQKRIENCGHCDTCSPEDARKVYIPEGVWPRVEMVQAKISRVSKRRAKKTVLDTDLSAEQQLLADAIRQWRKEYAKKNDQPAFMIFSDKTLRDLVLKRPSCETSLAEVYGLGAKKIEDFGEELLSLL, encoded by the coding sequence ATCGACCAGTTAGAAAAAAGCCTTCAGCAGAATTTTAAGCTCTCCTCTTTTCGAACAGGACAACGGGAGATTATTGAGTCCATTTTATCTGGGCAAGACGTCTTGGCAATTATGCCCACGGGCGGAGGGAAATCGCTTTGTTATCAACTCCCAGCCGTCATGCGGTCGGGTCTGACCATTGTTGTGTCGCCACTTATTGCATTAATGAATGATCAAGTGGCTGGGTTAAATGCTCTCGGCATTCCGGCCGGCTGCATACACTCAGGACTGAGCCTGAATGAGCGCAAAAAAGTCTTTCAAGACATCGCTCAGAGCGAAAATTATTTGTTGTACTTGTCTCCGGAACGCATTCAAAAACCGGGGTTTGCCCCTTGGCTCTACAGACAAACCGTAAATCTATTTGCCATAGATGAGGCCCACTGCGTTTCGCAGTGGGGGCATGATTTTCGCCCCGAGTACTCTCAGCTTCAAATATTAAGGCAGGTCAAGCCGAGTGTGTCTATGGTGGGGTTAACGGCCACGGCCACTCCGATTGTGAAAAGGGACATCATTCGGCAGTTGGGTCTAAATCGACCAGACCAACATGTTTATGGGTTTTATCGCCCAAACTTGTATTATCAAGTGGAGTTTTGCGCCGACGACTTTGAAAAAGAGGCATTGGTTTTAAAAGCCATTGAAAAAAATCCCGAGGGGCGAGTCATCATCTATTGTGGCACCCGAAAAAAGACCGAAGAGTGGGCGTATTTTTTATCAAATAAGGGAGAGTCGGTCGCATTTTATCATGCGGGTCTTTCAAGTAACGAGAGAACGCAAATGGAACAAGATTATGCCCAAGGCAAAACGCGAATTCTAGCCGCCACAAACGCTTTTGGTATGGGCGTGGATCATCCAGATGTTCGACTGGTGGTGCACACGCAAATGCCAGGCAATATTGAATCGTACTATCAAGAAATTGGTCGTGCGGGTCGAGACGGTAAGCCAGCCACTTGTCTGATGGCCTACTCGAAAAAGGACAGGGGTTTACAGTCATTTTTTATCACCCAATCCACAGCTAGCGGGACTATTAAAAACCAGAGGTGGTCTGCACTAAATGCCATGGTTCATTATGCAGAAGGTTCGGAGTGCCGGCATGCGGATATTTTGACCTACTTTAGAGATCAAAAGCGCATTGAAAACTGCGGGCACTGCGACACTTGTTCTCCTGAGGATGCGAGGAAAGTGTATATTCCGGAAGGTGTTTGGCCTCGTGTGGAGATGGTGCAGGCTAAGATTTCTCGCGTATCAAAAAGACGTGCCAAAAAAACTGTGCTTGATACTGATTTGAGTGCCGAACAGCAATTGCTGGCGGATGCGATCAGGCAGTGGCGAAAAGAATACGCAAAGAAAAATGACCAGCCGGCATTTATGATTTTTAGTGATAAAACATTGAGGGATTTAGTTCTCAAGCGCCCGTCCTGTGAAACCTCACTCGCCGAAGTTTATGGTTTAGGCGCAAAAAAAATAGAAGATTTTGGTGAAGAGCTCCTAAGCTTACTTTAG
- a CDS encoding PAS domain S-box protein, with protein MKTAADLMTKNPDTFQSGQELREVTTIFLNHKIASAPVVTPFGETLGVLTELGVIRAFLRLHLKEDKHTKVIHHKDLLTPATFVSEDAPLTEVVEAMIKSKTHRVLVQNASQRLTGIISPKDVITFLIGEDKAQITLKDQLRLADEKLKALTAQVTTLKDSLHKYHELFEDNPAMVHSVDANGHIVMANRRIHEVLGYEPGEMLNLTMYDIYSENVHGEAEKGLKTVMETGSHKSVYSTMITKTGQKIRVDLASSALRDPSGKFMGSISVSRQVDSEALLRALHGGFSRDTLTTGELSEILDRIEED; from the coding sequence TTGAAAACGGCTGCCGACTTGATGACAAAAAATCCAGATACGTTTCAATCTGGCCAAGAGCTACGTGAAGTCACCACTATTTTTTTAAATCATAAAATTGCTTCTGCCCCGGTGGTAACCCCCTTTGGAGAAACCCTAGGGGTCCTTACAGAACTTGGGGTCATTCGAGCTTTTCTTCGCCTGCACCTCAAAGAGGATAAACATACAAAGGTCATTCACCACAAAGACCTACTCACCCCCGCCACATTTGTTAGTGAAGATGCCCCTCTCACTGAAGTGGTCGAGGCAATGATTAAATCAAAAACCCACAGGGTATTGGTTCAAAATGCCAGCCAAAGATTAACAGGTATTATCAGCCCAAAAGACGTTATTACTTTTTTAATCGGTGAGGACAAAGCGCAGATCACGCTTAAAGATCAGCTTCGACTGGCCGATGAAAAACTCAAGGCACTCACGGCGCAGGTGACAACCCTTAAAGATTCTCTACACAAATACCACGAGCTCTTTGAAGATAATCCCGCCATGGTTCATTCCGTAGATGCCAACGGACATATTGTTATGGCCAATCGAAGAATTCACGAGGTTTTAGGCTATGAGCCCGGAGAAATGTTAAATCTCACCATGTATGATATCTATTCAGAAAATGTGCATGGCGAAGCCGAAAAGGGATTAAAAACAGTCATGGAGACGGGGTCTCATAAAAGTGTTTACTCCACCATGATCACAAAAACGGGACAAAAAATTCGCGTTGACCTCGCCTCATCGGCATTGCGAGACCCGTCAGGTAAATTTATGGGATCAATATCTGTGTCTCGGCAAGTGGACTCGGAAGCCCTATTGCGAGCCCTGCACGGTGGTTTTTCCAGAGACACTCTAACGACTGGTGAGCTTTCAGAAATCCTCGATCGGATCGAAGAAGACTAA